From a single Nicotiana tabacum cultivar K326 chromosome 8, ASM71507v2, whole genome shotgun sequence genomic region:
- the LOC107806368 gene encoding putative mediator of RNA polymerase II transcription subunit 19b, with product MDSDSKNFGRGPRELTGARDLISHFKLLPHYEFFCKRSLPLSISDTHYLHNVVGDREIRKGEGMQLDQLTQDTSFSRETKSCIRPFDLDVLREAFQLRETAPVDLSPSEKGIPTIAGKSKSEMKDKEKKHKKHKDKDKEKDKEHKKHKHRHKDRSKEKKKDKSGHHDPGAEHSKKHEKKRKHEEEDLNGVHKHKKSKHKSSNIDEIGAIKVAG from the exons ATGGATTCAGATAGCAAAAACTTTGGAAGAG GGCCAAGAGAACTTACAGGGGCTCGTGACCTTATTAGTCATTTCAAGTTGTTGCCTCATTACGAGTTCTTCTGCAAGAGGTCACTTCCATTATCAATTTCAGATACACATTATCTTCACAATGTGGTTGGAGACAGAGAAATTAGGAAAGGGGAGGGGATGCAGTTGGATCAGCTCACACAGGACACTTCCTTTTCGAGAGAGACAAAATCATGCATCCGGCCCTTTGACTTAGATGTCCTTAGAGAAGCCTTCCAACTACGTGAAACAGCTCCAGTCGATTTGTCTCCT TCTGAGAAAGGCATCCCTACTATAGCTGGAAAATCTAAAAGTGAGATGAAAGACAAGGAGAAGAAGCATAAAAAGCACAAGGATAAAGACAAGGAGAAGGACAAAGAGCATAAGAAGCACAAACATCGTCATAAAGATCGgagtaaagagaaaaagaaagataaaagtgGCCACCATGATCCTGGTGCTGAGCATTCGAAGAAACATGAGAAG AAAAGGAAGCATGAGGAGGAGGATCTTAACGGTGTCCACAAACACAAGAAAAGCAAG CACAAGAGCTCAAATATTGATGAGATTGGTGCAATAAAGGTAGCCGGCTGA
- the LOC107806367 gene encoding LOW QUALITY PROTEIN: formin-like protein 1 (The sequence of the model RefSeq protein was modified relative to this genomic sequence to represent the inferred CDS: deleted 2 bases in 1 codon) codes for MVFPFFFFFLLFLFFSTHCVSFAAVSAHNRRVLHESFFPIDSSPPSQPPLPSPPAPTPYPFQPSTPDNNNNPFFPTYPSPPPPPSPPSPSSLVSFPANISDINLPNASKSKHVSSKLIITAITCVLAAIVVLSIAICLHAKKRRRHFNDPKTQRSSNSNRLNHSSSKNDGNTNRNSIPKLQQPSQTSSEFLYLGTIVNSHGGINSSSNPNTAPSSRKMASPELRPLPPLNGRNLSQNYRNIRNDDDFYSTEESVGYIESSFGAGSLSRRDFAAVEVDKFVGSSLSGSDSSSSSGSGSPSRSVSLSISPPASVSPKRESCSRPKSPELVAVVTPPPPQRPPPPPPPFANPVNGPQVKISANNSPVLISPMEKNDQNIESFSIEKNVEKSDEILKPKLKTLHWDKVRASSDREMVWDQLKSSSFKLNEEMIETLFVVKNPALNTSATARHPVVPSMSQENRVLDPKKSQNIAILLRALNVTTEEICEALLEGNAENIGTELLEILLKMAPSKEEERKLKEYKDDSPFKLGPAEKFLKAVLDIPFAFKRIDAMLYISNFDYEVDYLRKSFETLEAACEELRSSRMFLKLLEAVLKTGNRMNVGTNRGDAHAFKLDTLLKLVDVKGADGKTTLLHFVVLEIIKGEGARLSGGNQNHQQSTTNDNAKCRKLGLQVVSSISSELINVKKSAAMDSEVLHSDVLKLSKGIGNIAEVVRSIETVGLDESSIKRFSESMNRFMKVAEEKISKLQAQETLAMSLVKEITEYVHGDSAREEAHPFRIFMVVKDFLTILDRVCKEVGTINERTIVSSAQKFPVPVNPNLQPVISGFRAKRQHSSSDEESSSP; via the exons ATGGTGtttcccttcttcttcttcttcctccttttccttttcttctcaacTCACTGTGTATCGTTCGCCGCCGTCTCCGCCCACAACCGCCGTGTTCTCCACGAATCCTTTTTTCCGATAGACTCATCACCACCTTCTCAACCCCCCCTACCCTCTCCTCCAGCC CCTACCCCCTACCCATTTCAACCTTCAACTCctgataacaacaacaaccccttCTTCCCCACCTACCCCTCTCCACCACCCCCACCCTCCCCACCCTCCCCTTCTTCACTCGTTTCATTTCCTGCGAATATTTCTGATATTAACCTCCCAAATGCCTCCAAGTCTAAGCATGTTTCCTCTAAGCTCATTATCACTGCCATTACTTGTGTTCTTGCTGCTATCGTTGTTCTTTCCATCGCCATCTGCTTGCACGCAAAGAAAAGGAGGCGCCATTTTAATGACCCAAAAACTCAAAGATCTAGTAATAGTAATAGATTGAATCATAGTAGTAGTAAAAATGATGGTAATACTAATCGTAATAGTATTCCTAAGCTTCAACAACCATCTCAAACTAGTTCAGAGTTTCTCTATTTGGGTACTATTGTCAATTCACATGGCGGTATTAATAGTAGTAGTAACCCTAATACAGCTCCATCTTCAAGAAAAATGGCCTCCCCGGAGCTCCGTCCACTTCCGCCGTTAAATGGACGGAATTTAAGTCAAAATTACAGGAATATCCGTAATGATGATGATTTTTACTCTACTGAGGAGTCTGTGGGTTATATAGAGAGCTCTTTTGGAGCTGGATCATTGTCACGTAGAGATTTTGCTGCTGTTGAAGTGGATAAATTTGTCGGGTCGAGTTTGTCGGGTTCGGATTCATCATCGAGTTCCGGGTCGGGTTCGCCGAGCCGGTCGGTATCTTTGAGCATTTCTCCTCCGGCGAGTGTGAGTCCAAAAAGGGAAAGTTGTTCAAGACCTAAGTCACCGGAACTGGTCGCCGTTGTGACCCCTCCACCACCTCAGcgtccacctcctcctccacctccaTTTGCAAATCCTGTAAATGGGCCTCAAGTTAAGATATCTGCAAATAATAGTCCAGTATTGATTTCTCCTATGgaaaaaaatgatcaaaatatTGAGAGCTTTTCTATTGAGAAAAATGTGGAGAAAAGTGATGAGATACTGAAGCCAAAGTTGAAGACTTTGCATTGGGATAAAGTAAGAGCAAGTTCGGATCGCGAAATGGTGTGGGATCAACTGAAATCAAGCTCATTTAA ATTGAATGAAGAGATGATAGAAACATTGTTTGTTGTGAAGAATCCAGCTTTGAATACAAGCGCAACAGCTAGACACCCTGTTGTTCCCTCGATGAGCCAAGAGAATAGGGTACTTGATCCTAAGAAGTCGCAAAACATTGCGATTTTGCTGAGGGCTCTAAATGTAACCACAGAGGAAATATGTGAAGCCCTCTTAGAAG GAAATGCTGAAAATATTGGGACTGAACTCCTTGAGATTTTATTGAAGATGGCTCCATCCAAAGAGGAGGAACGTAAACTAAAAGAATACAAAGATGATTCTCCATTCAAGCTTGGCCCCGCGGAGAAGTTTCTGAAAGCAGTGCTTGATATACCTTTTGCATTCAAAAGGATAGATGCTATGCTGTACATATCAAATTTTGATTATGAGGTTGACTATCTCAGAAAGTCATTTGAAACTCTAGAG GCAGCATGTGAAGAGTTGAGAAGTAGCAGAATGTTCTTAAAGCTTCTAGAAGCAGTGCTGAAGACGGGGAATCGCATGAATGTTGGGACAAATAGGGGTGATGCTCATGCCTTCAAACTTGACACACTGCTAAAGCTTGTAGATGTCAAGGGAGCAGATGGGAAAACAACCCTCTTGCATTTTGTGGTTCTTGAGATTATAAAAGGTGAAGGTGCTCGTCTTTCTGGTGGAAATCAGAATCATCAACAGTCTACTACCAATGACAACGCTAAGTGCAGGAAGCTTGGCCTCCAAGTTGTTTCCAGTATTAGTTCAGAGCTTATAAATGTCAAAAAATCTGCTGCCATGGATTCAGAAGTACTCCACAGCGACGTCTTAAAACTTTCTAAAGGGATTGGAAACATAGCTGAGGTTGTACGATCCATTGAAACCGTTGGATTGGATGAAAGCAGTATTAAAAGATTCTCCGAGTCCATGAACAGGTTTATGAAAGTAGCAGAAGAgaagatttcaaagctccaagcTCAAGAAACGTTGGCCATGTCGCTGGTGAAAGAAATAACAGAGTATGTCCACGGAGATTCAGCTAGAGAAGAGGCTCACCCTTTCAGAATATTCATGGTTGTCAAAGACTTCCTAACGATTCTTGATCGCGTTTGCAAGGAAGTTGGAACGATAAATGAGCGGACGATAGTTAGTTCTGCTCAAAAGTTTCCAGTTCCAGTTAATCCAAATCTACAACCTGTCATTAGTGGATTCAGAGCTAAACGGCAGCATAGTTCCTCTGATGAGGAAAGCTCATCTCCTTAG